The following are encoded together in the Kribbella sp. CA-293567 genome:
- a CDS encoding Cmx/CmrA family chloramphenicol efflux MFS transporter yields MPIAVYVLGLAIFAQGTSELMLAGLLPELSADLGVSIPAAGLLISAFAVGMLVGAPVLAVVTLRWPRRTALLVFLALFALSHVAGALTPNYEVLLVTRVVGAFVYAGFWAVAAVTAVGLVPVTSRARAMSVVTGGLTIATIVGLPAGTVIGQHLGWRAAFWAVGILSVCAMAGVLATIPLGRPDPARTPRLGAELRAMVNPRLWLSYATTAFVTAAILVVFSYLAPLLTETTGLHSSAVPAVLALYGVGSLIGITIGGRYADAMPFHTLAIGITGLCALSVVLAVWATVPVVAIATIFLLGGFGFAVNPALNARVFSLAGDAPTLATAVNFSSFNVGITIGPWLGGLAITGGAGYQTLGWIAVALGLVALGTVVLAVLLPLPTTTGRPSPVDTTVMPTGRRTEATGI; encoded by the coding sequence ATGCCGATCGCTGTCTACGTCCTGGGCCTGGCCATCTTCGCCCAGGGCACGTCGGAGCTGATGCTGGCCGGTCTGCTGCCGGAGCTCTCGGCCGACCTCGGCGTCTCCATCCCGGCGGCGGGGCTGCTGATCTCGGCGTTCGCGGTCGGCATGCTGGTCGGGGCCCCGGTGCTGGCGGTCGTGACCCTGCGGTGGCCGCGGCGAACAGCCCTGCTGGTCTTCCTGGCCCTGTTCGCGCTGAGCCACGTCGCCGGTGCCCTCACCCCGAACTACGAGGTGCTGCTGGTCACCCGGGTGGTCGGCGCGTTCGTGTACGCCGGGTTCTGGGCGGTCGCCGCCGTCACGGCGGTCGGGCTGGTCCCGGTGACGTCGCGCGCCCGGGCGATGAGCGTGGTCACCGGCGGCCTCACGATCGCGACCATCGTCGGGCTGCCGGCCGGCACGGTGATCGGTCAGCACCTGGGCTGGCGGGCGGCGTTCTGGGCGGTCGGCATCCTGTCGGTCTGCGCGATGGCCGGCGTCCTGGCGACCATCCCGCTCGGCCGGCCCGACCCCGCCCGGACTCCCCGCCTCGGCGCGGAGCTGCGCGCGATGGTCAACCCGCGGCTGTGGCTGTCCTACGCCACCACCGCGTTCGTCACCGCCGCGATCCTGGTCGTCTTCAGCTACCTCGCTCCGCTGCTCACCGAAACGACCGGCCTGCACTCCAGCGCGGTGCCGGCCGTCCTCGCCCTGTACGGCGTGGGCTCGCTGATCGGCATCACCATCGGCGGCCGGTACGCCGACGCGATGCCGTTCCACACCCTGGCGATCGGGATCACCGGACTGTGCGCCCTGTCGGTCGTCCTCGCCGTCTGGGCGACCGTGCCGGTGGTGGCGATCGCGACGATCTTCCTGCTCGGCGGCTTCGGCTTCGCGGTCAACCCGGCGCTCAACGCGCGGGTCTTCAGCCTCGCCGGTGACGCGCCGACCCTGGCCACGGCGGTCAACTTCTCCTCGTTCAACGTCGGGATCACGATCGGTCCGTGGCTGGGCGGCCTGGCCATCACCGGCGGCGCCGGCTACCAGACGCTCGGCTGGATCGCAGTCGCGCTCGGACTCGTCGCCCTCGGCACGGTCGTGCTCGCCGTGCTGCTGCCGCTGCCCACGACGACCGGCCGGCCGTCGCCGGTGGACACCACAGTGATGCCCACCGGCCGCCGGACCGAAGCCACCGGGATCTAG